A window of Halopseudomonas sabulinigri genomic DNA:
TGGTTGGCACCGGTATCTACATAGATGACATGCAGGCCAAGTTCCGCAGCGCCATCACCAGCTCCGTCATCATCATGACCCTGGTTACCCTCGCCATGGTTGCCCTCCTCTACGTGATCGGCCGTAGCATTACCCAGCCGCTCAATAGCGTCGTCGATGCCATGCGTGGCGTAGCAAGCGGCGAAGCCGATCTGAGCCGCCGGCTGGACGACGGTGCCCGCGATGAGGTCTCGCAGATCGCCCACTACTTCAATCAGTTCAACCGCAACCTGGCCGACATCATCCAGCAACTCGGCGACAGCGCTCGTCAGTTGATCAGCTCGAGCCATCAGCTGGATCAGATCAGCGGCAACAGCCTGCGCGATATGAACACCCAGTCAGAGCGCATGGAGTTGATGGCCACGGCGATCAACGAGATCACCTATGGCGTACAGGATGTAGCGCAGAACGCCAACGCCGCCGCGCAGGAGGTAGAGAACGCCAATGAAGGCGCCAACAACGGTCGCTATCAGGTCGACAAGACCATTCAGGAGATCAAGCTGCTGTCCGGCAGCGTGCAGACCGCCGTCGAGCACATGGAAACCCTGTCCAGCGATGCGCAGGAAATCACTTCCGTACTGGACGTGATCCGCAACATCGCAGAGCAGACCAACCTGTTGGCGCTCAACGCCGCGATTGAAGCCGCTCGTGCCGGTGAGATGGGCCGCGGCTTTGCCGTGGTGGCCGATGAGGTGCGCAATCTGGCGCAACGCACGCAGAAGTCGACCGAAGAGATTCACAACATGATCACCAAGCTGCAGACCAATACGCAGACGGTGGTCGGGGTGATCAACGACAGCAGCCGCCATTCGCAGCAAAGCGTCGAGCAGGTCAATGAAGCCGGCAAGGCGCTGGAGCTGATCGCCCACTCGATGGAGCAACTGGTGGCCCTGAACGCCTCCATCGCCAGCGCCACGACCCAGCAGTCCACCGTGGTCGAGGATGTCAATCGCAACGTAACCGAAGCCGCCGAGCTGGCCCGCGAGACCACCGACGGCGCGCGGGAAACCGCGCAGGCAGGCCAGCATCTGGCCAGTCTGGGTCGCCAGATCGACGAGTTGCTCAAGCGCTTCCGCGTTTAATCATAGCCACAAAAAAGCGCGCAACCGGATGGCCGGTTGCGCGCTTTTTACTGTCTGCTTGCTGCCTTCGGGGTCAGAGCACCATGACCGCCAACCAGCCGAAAGCAATCAACGGTAGGTTGTAATGCAGGAAGGTGGGTACCACGGTATCCCAGATGTGGTTGTGCTGGCCGTCTACATTGAGACCAGCAGTTGGACCCAGCGTGGAGTCGGAGGCCGGTGAACCGGCATCACCCAACGCCGCCGCCGTGCCGACCAGAGCAACAATCGCCATCGGGCTGAAACCCAGCTGCATCGCCAGTGGCACGTAAATGGCGGCAATGATCGGGATAGTCGAGAACGACGAGCCGATCCCCATGGTGATGAGCAGGCCCACCAGCAGCATCAGCAAGGCAGCCAGCGCGCGATTGTTGCCAATCAACTCAGCCGAGCTGTCGACCAGCGTCTGGATCGCGCCCGTGGCCCGCATCACTTCGGCAAACCCGGCTGCCGCAATCATGATGAAGCCAATCATCGCCATCATTTTCATGCCCTCGGTGAAGACGCCATCGGCGTCTTTCCAGCGCACTACCCCAGACACCGAGAAAATCACGAAACCGGCCAAGGCACCCATGATCATCGAGTCCAGCCACAGCTGAATAACGAAAGCGGCCACCACCGCTGCCAGCGCCACCAGTAGCGACATCGGGCTGTAGCCGCCTTCCATCCGCTCGACCTGACGAATACGCGCGACATCGTATTCACGTGGCTTGCGGTAACTGATGAAGATCGCCACCAGCAGACCCAGCAGCATCCCCAGCGCCGGCAACGCCATGGCGTGCATCACATTGATGTCTGCCACTTCGGCGCCGCTTTCTGCCACATTGGCGAGCAGAATATCGTTGAGGAAAATGCCACCAAAACCGACCGGCAAAAACATGTACGGGGTAATCAGACCAAAGGTCAGCACGCAGGCCACCGCCCGGCGATCCAGGTTCAATCGCGCCATAACGTACAACAGCGGCGGCACCAGCAGGGGAATAAAGGCAATATGAATCGGCAGTATGTTCTGTGAAGCAATCGCCACACTGCCAAGCAACAACACCAGAATGAGCTTCAGCAGCCCTGCCCCGCCCTGCTGCTGGCGGTCAACCAACTGCAGCGCCCGGTCCGCCAGCGCATGTGCCAAACCAGATTTGGCAATGGCCACTGCAAAGGCGCCGAGCAAGGCATAGCTCAGCGCGATGTTCGCCCCTTTGCCCAGACCGCTCTGAAAGGTTTCCAGCGTGGCCTGCAGCCCCAAGCCACCCAGCAGACCCCCCGTGAGCGCGCCCAGAATCAACGCCACTACCACGTGTACCCGACACAGGCTCAACACCAACATGACGGCAACTGCCGCAACTACCGCGTTCATTCAGTCTCTCCAGCAAAGTAGGCCCGGTTACCGGCCGCGCTGGCCAGACAACCCTCAAAGGTCGCGTACTCTGCCGAACACCGCTGCCGCTGTCAAAAGCCCCGCGACCGAAGGCCGTCCCGGCCTGCAGCAACATTGCGCAACAGATGCAGGTAACGCCCGCTTCGCCGGCTGTCTGAGGCCAACTCAGCTGCTGACAAAAGGCCGATCCTTTACCGCCTCGGCAAAGGCGCGTGACAACGCTGCCGTGGTCACGCCGATCATCAACGCGCCGTTGAGCGCCTCCAGCGGTCCGAGCAGCTGATGTTTGGCTGACATGACAATATCGCCATAACCCAAGGTCGCGAAATTGACCGCCGAGTGATAGATCGCCAGCCCCAGGGTGTCGAACTCGCCCAACCCGTAGAAAAGCATTGCCCAGGCGATCAATTGGCAGACGTTGCCGATAATCAGAATAAACATTAAACCGACGGTTACCCGCATGGCAGATAGAAACGCCGAGTGAACCTGATCCTGGCGGCGGGCGAAATAGCGCAATGCCGCGATCACCAGAACGCCCTGCAACAACAGACAGACGGCCATCATGGATAGGCCCATCACAAAGTTCATCAACATTAGCCAACTCCCGATAGATCAGTCTTGCGGCGCTTGAACAACTGCCCGGAGCGCCAGGTTTCCAATAGGGCAACCGCGAGACTGGCGTAAAGCGCCACCGCCATAAACAACGCCATGCGCACGGCAAATGCCTGATAAACATCCTTGCCGTTGGCGCTGTCCTGCACCGCAGCGCCCAGCAGGATGATCATGGTGGTCAATGTGCCGATCCAGAACGATGCCTTGAAGCGCGTGCGCACGACGCCGTAGGCACCGCTCGCCAACCCAAGGCAGAACAGCAACATCCACGCGGCAAAAAACCAAAGCTCGACTGCCAGGCTCAGACACACCCAGACGGCTATAGCCAGTATGCCGCCCAGCAGCGTCGAGCCAATGATTTCACTGTTGGCATCACGCAGATTAAGCTGAGTAGCTTCCCGCCCGAGCAGGATGCTCTTCACGGTCAGTGGCAAATAGGCTGCGGGGTTGGTCAGCGTCAGCAGGAAAGCCGGTAGCACGATCAAGGTGGCGCGTAACGAGAGCCAGCCGCTCTCTGTCGGCGTCGGCCCGGCAGCCACGGGAGCGCGAGCATCGTCCTCAGGAAAGAACGGATACACCAGCCACTGGCAGAGCACCGCCAATACAACCCCCAGCACCAGCGAAGCAATCAGGGCACTGGCCAGTGCCTGACTGACGCTGCTCGCAGCAGGTATGACGGTGAACCCGAAGGCCAGCAGCGTCGCCGGCGCCACCTTGCCGCCAGCAATCGCCAGCCGGTTGCTGAAAAACAGCCCGCAGGCAATGATAAGCAGCGCCGGTACCGGAGCGCTCTGCAGCAATGGACCCAATAAAATACCTATACCCAGGCTGAACATCACCGCGACCACCAGCACCAACAACTTCTTGGGTCCTGGGGGTGGGGCGGGAGCGGCGCTGAGTATCACGGCCAGCAGCGGTACGATAAACGGAATCGCCAAGCCCATACCGTAACCTAGCGCCACTGCAAGACTGGTGGTAAAGGCCAACCGAAAGGTACGGCGGGCAGCTAATGGCATAGGCGCGCGCGAAACCATCAGAAAGCGTACGTCAGGTAGCTCAGCAGACGCAGGTAGGCCTTGCCGAGCAGGCTCAGCACAGCATGCCCCTCGACATAGGCCATGACCGACGCCTGGCCACCCACCCGCAACTGGCGCAACAATGCCGGCGTGATGGGCTGATCAAACTCTACCTGGACCGGAAACCGCTGCGCCTGGCGCAGCCAGTCGCGGTTGTTCTGCACACTGGGCAAGGCGCCCGGAGGCGGTGCAGAACCCGCACTGATACCCACCCCGATGTTGCGGATACGCCCTGAAAAAACCTGCCCTGGCAGCGAGTCCAAGACAATTTCAACCGCCGTACCGGGCGTCAGGTGCCCGAGGTTATTCTCGGTAAACTCGGCATTGATCCAGACATCCTGAACCGCCACCAGTGTCATGACCGGGTTACCGGCCGCGGCAAACTGACCAATATCCGCGCGCATGTCGGTGATCACCCCATCGCTTTGCGCTAGAACCGTGGTGTTATCCAGATCCAGTTGCGCCTTGTCGACACCGGCCTGGGCCGTGAGCAGCAGTGCGTTGTCATCCTCGGACACACCGCCCTTCTGCTCAATCGCCCGCTCTATATCAGCCTTGGCAGCCGCAACCTGCGCACGCGCCTGCGCCAGGGTGGCTTGTGATACCTCAAGCCGGCGCTGCGAAATGGTACCCGGGTCATCCTCGCGCAGACGCTTGAGCCGCGTGTAGTCCTGCTCGGCCTTCAATTGCCCGGCTTGGGCAGCTTGCAGATTGGCCCTGGCCACGGTCACTCCGGCGTCACCGGCGCCGACCTGGTTGCGGGTACTGCTGAGATCGGCGTTGGCGCGCCCCAGAGCAATCTCATACTGCGACCGGTCGACGGCAAACAGCTTCTGGCCTTCGCTAACGCGCTCGTTGTTAGCCACCCAGACATCCGTCAACACACCACTGACCTTGGGCGCCACGCCCACTACGTAACCCTGCACTCGCGCCTGGGAGGTATAGGGCGTGAAGCGATCTGCCAGTAAATGCCAGACCAGCATTACAACAATCAGCAGCAAGATACCCACGCCTCCCCGCGCCACGGATTTCTGTGCCGAGGGCAACTCACTAGCGGTCGCTACTGGCGTGGCATCCGCGCTGGTCGGCTGGCTTTCATTCTGTTCTGCTGTACTCATTGCACGCTTCCTGGCTCTGGTGGGGGCGCCAATGGCGCGTCAAGCAGATCCCCCCAATCGGTGCGCTCGCGCATCTGTTCGCGCAGGGTATCGGGGATCACACTGTTGATATCGGCCTGTTGCCAACCACCGCCCAGCGCCTGATACAGACTGATGATGGCAGCGATATGATCGCCCCGGTTAACGATGGCCCGATCCGATTGCGCAAAGGTCGAAGCCTGGGCGTCCAACACTCGCTGGAACTCGGAATACCCCTCCTGGTAGCGCCGCGAGGCAATCGCCAGGGAACGCTCGGCCGCTGTCAGAGATTGATCCAGAATCGCCTGGCTGGTCCTGGTTTGCGCGATCCTGTTGGCGGCGTCCTCAATCTGCCGAGCAGCGTTCAGTACCGTGCTGCGATAGGCCTCCAGAGCCTGCTGCAGGCGCGCGTCCTGCACCCGCACATTGTTTTTCAGGCGACCATAGTTGAACAGATTCCAACTCAGCGCAGGCCCCACTGCCAGACTGGTAACGTTGTTGGCCGTGCCCAGGCTGTTACCCGACCAGCCCAGCGAACCAAACAGCGATATGGCCGGATACAGATCAGCTTCTGCCACGCCGATCTGTGCTGACTGGGCAGCGGCGGTCCAGGCTGCCGTGCGCACATCCGGGCGTCGCAACAACAAATTGGCAGGGACATCCTGCAACCCGGTCACCGGCATCTCCGGTAGCGTGCTGTCGACACCGCTTAGCTCCGGCACATCGTTGGGCGCGCGCCCCAACAGAGCACTCAAGGCATTGCGCTGCTGCTGCAATGCCAGGCGCAAACCGGGGATGGTCGCCTGGGTGGCCAGGTATTGGGATTTGGCCTGCTGCAGGTCGAGTTCGGAATCCTGCCCCTCGTTAAACAGGCGCTCGGTAATATCGAAGCTGCGCTTTTGCAGCGCAACGTTGTTTTCCGCGATCTCGATGCGCTGCAAGGTGGTCTTGTAGCCGTAGTACAGCGTGGCCACCTGGGCGGCGAGTAACACCTGTACATCCTGCTGATTGGTTAGCGAAGCAAAATAGGCTGCGTCGGCGCTTTCCAGGCCGCGCCGAAAGCGCCCCCAGAAATCCAGCTCCCAGCCCAGATCGAAAGAAATATCGCCGGTTTCAACACTTTGACTACTACCACCGCTGCGCTGCTGTACATAAGCTCCGGTCGCATTCAGCTGCTGTACTTGCGGATAGTTCAGACCCGCGGCGATCCCCTGCAGCGCGCGGCTCTCCAGAATACGGAGGCCGGCGACCCGCAGACCCGGATTTTCCTCCCTTGCCTTGCGCATCAGATCACTCAGCACCGGGTCATTGAAGCGAGTCCACCAAACCTCCAGCGGCGCGGCGCGGCGGTCAGCGCCTGCCTGGCCTTGCATATCCGGCTGCCAGGTCGCCACCCAGTCCGGCTCCGGCTCCTTAAATTCCGGCCCTAGCGGAGCGCAGGCGGTGACTGCCACCGTAGCCAGCACCAATGCGCCGCGCAGCAGGTCATACCGACGATGACACTTCACTC
This region includes:
- a CDS encoding methyl-accepting chemotaxis protein, yielding MKLLRSIRISQRIWLILIIALASTLIMEGVSLSHLHKEIRDAEITKATHLVEVAHDLMNFYHQKELSGELTGEQARQEAMAALGSLRYDGNEYYWVNDMNNIMVMHPLAPQTVGVDLTTMQNTEGVNVISEMVALARSKGTASFEYNWPKPGEEEGTPKIAAFKHFAPWDYMVGTGIYIDDMQAKFRSAITSSVIIMTLVTLAMVALLYVIGRSITQPLNSVVDAMRGVASGEADLSRRLDDGARDEVSQIAHYFNQFNRNLADIIQQLGDSARQLISSSHQLDQISGNSLRDMNTQSERMELMATAINEITYGVQDVAQNANAAAQEVENANEGANNGRYQVDKTIQEIKLLSGSVQTAVEHMETLSSDAQEITSVLDVIRNIAEQTNLLALNAAIEAARAGEMGRGFAVVADEVRNLAQRTQKSTEEIHNMITKLQTNTQTVVGVINDSSRHSQQSVEQVNEAGKALELIAHSMEQLVALNASIASATTQQSTVVEDVNRNVTEAAELARETTDGARETAQAGQHLASLGRQIDELLKRFRV
- a CDS encoding Na+/H+ antiporter family protein; its protein translation is MNAVVAAVAVMLVLSLCRVHVVVALILGALTGGLLGGLGLQATLETFQSGLGKGANIALSYALLGAFAVAIAKSGLAHALADRALQLVDRQQQGGAGLLKLILVLLLGSVAIASQNILPIHIAFIPLLVPPLLYVMARLNLDRRAVACVLTFGLITPYMFLPVGFGGIFLNDILLANVAESGAEVADINVMHAMALPALGMLLGLLVAIFISYRKPREYDVARIRQVERMEGGYSPMSLLVALAAVVAAFVIQLWLDSMIMGALAGFVIFSVSGVVRWKDADGVFTEGMKMMAMIGFIMIAAAGFAEVMRATGAIQTLVDSSAELIGNNRALAALLMLLVGLLITMGIGSSFSTIPIIAAIYVPLAMQLGFSPMAIVALVGTAAALGDAGSPASDSTLGPTAGLNVDGQHNHIWDTVVPTFLHYNLPLIAFGWLAVMVL
- a CDS encoding ion channel codes for the protein MLMNFVMGLSMMAVCLLLQGVLVIAALRYFARRQDQVHSAFLSAMRVTVGLMFILIIGNVCQLIAWAMLFYGLGEFDTLGLAIYHSAVNFATLGYGDIVMSAKHQLLGPLEALNGALMIGVTTAALSRAFAEAVKDRPFVSS
- a CDS encoding DUF2955 domain-containing protein, which codes for MPLAARRTFRLAFTTSLAVALGYGMGLAIPFIVPLLAVILSAAPAPPPGPKKLLVLVVAVMFSLGIGILLGPLLQSAPVPALLIIACGLFFSNRLAIAGGKVAPATLLAFGFTVIPAASSVSQALASALIASLVLGVVLAVLCQWLVYPFFPEDDARAPVAAGPTPTESGWLSLRATLIVLPAFLLTLTNPAAYLPLTVKSILLGREATQLNLRDANSEIIGSTLLGGILAIAVWVCLSLAVELWFFAAWMLLFCLGLASGAYGVVRTRFKASFWIGTLTTMIILLGAAVQDSANGKDVYQAFAVRMALFMAVALYASLAVALLETWRSGQLFKRRKTDLSGVG
- a CDS encoding HlyD family secretion protein, whose amino-acid sequence is MSTAEQNESQPTSADATPVATASELPSAQKSVARGGVGILLLIVVMLVWHLLADRFTPYTSQARVQGYVVGVAPKVSGVLTDVWVANNERVSEGQKLFAVDRSQYEIALGRANADLSSTRNQVGAGDAGVTVARANLQAAQAGQLKAEQDYTRLKRLREDDPGTISQRRLEVSQATLAQARAQVAAAKADIERAIEQKGGVSEDDNALLLTAQAGVDKAQLDLDNTTVLAQSDGVITDMRADIGQFAAAGNPVMTLVAVQDVWINAEFTENNLGHLTPGTAVEIVLDSLPGQVFSGRIRNIGVGISAGSAPPPGALPSVQNNRDWLRQAQRFPVQVEFDQPITPALLRQLRVGGQASVMAYVEGHAVLSLLGKAYLRLLSYLTYAF
- a CDS encoding efflux transporter outer membrane subunit, with amino-acid sequence MKCHRRYDLLRGALVLATVAVTACAPLGPEFKEPEPDWVATWQPDMQGQAGADRRAAPLEVWWTRFNDPVLSDLMRKAREENPGLRVAGLRILESRALQGIAAGLNYPQVQQLNATGAYVQQRSGGSSQSVETGDISFDLGWELDFWGRFRRGLESADAAYFASLTNQQDVQVLLAAQVATLYYGYKTTLQRIEIAENNVALQKRSFDITERLFNEGQDSELDLQQAKSQYLATQATIPGLRLALQQQRNALSALLGRAPNDVPELSGVDSTLPEMPVTGLQDVPANLLLRRPDVRTAAWTAAAQSAQIGVAEADLYPAISLFGSLGWSGNSLGTANNVTSLAVGPALSWNLFNYGRLKNNVRVQDARLQQALEAYRSTVLNAARQIEDAANRIAQTRTSQAILDQSLTAAERSLAIASRRYQEGYSEFQRVLDAQASTFAQSDRAIVNRGDHIAAIISLYQALGGGWQQADINSVIPDTLREQMRERTDWGDLLDAPLAPPPEPGSVQ